Proteins from a single region of Syngnathus typhle isolate RoL2023-S1 ecotype Sweden linkage group LG10, RoL_Styp_1.0, whole genome shotgun sequence:
- the LOC133160668 gene encoding serum amyloid P-component-like: MKGNSPVCSKLHTQNKMVKLLVFMVMLASCYAETQDLSGKVFVFPRETARDHVKLMTPKTSFNALTVCLRFVTDLTRNYGLFSLATPTITNGFVLFKRSAEDIISVNAQDSHTVFLALSFPPNTWHTMCSTWNSENGIAQLWVDGKPTIKRFIHSGKPISGKPITVLGQEQDNYGGGFDATQSFIGMISRLHMWDHVIPPYEIQRYETDSNFTPGNVFNWRALDFEIVGNILVEDEVFIQ; the protein is encoded by the exons ATGAAAGGGAACTCGCCTGTCTGCTCAAAGCTGCACACTCAAAACAAG ATGGTGAAACTCTTGGTTTTCATGGTGATGCTTGCATCATGTTATGCAGAAACCCAAG atctTTCGGGCAAAGTCTTTGTCTTCCCGAGGGAAACTGCCAGAGACCACGTGAAACTGATGACGCCCAAAACATCCTTCAATGCATTAACCGTCTGTCTCAG ATTCGTCACTGATCTCACCAGAAACTACGGCCTTTTCTCACTGGCCACGCCGACAATCACCAATGGTTTTGTGCTCTTCAAAAGAAGCGCGGAAGACATCATCAGTGTGAATGCACAGGACAGCCATACTGTGTTCCTGGCTCTGTCTTTTCCTCCAAATACCTGGCACACCATGTGTTCCACCTGGAACTCTGAAAATGGCATCGCTCAGTTGTGGGTGGATGGCAAGCCCACCATCAAGAGGTTCATCCACTCAGGAAAGCCCATCAGCGGCAAGCCCATCACCGTCCTGGGCCAAGAGCAGGACAATTACGGGGGAGGCTTTGACGCAACTCAATCCTTCATCGGCATGATCTCTCGACTTCACATGTGGGACCATGTCATCCCTCCCTATGAGATCCAACGCTACGAGACTGACTCAAACTTCACCCCTGGGAACGTGTTCAACTGGAGAGCCCTCGACTTTGAAATTGTTGGTAACATTTTGGTTGAGGATGAAGTTTTTATTCAATGA
- the LOC133160666 gene encoding serum amyloid P-component-like, whose protein sequence is MRGNLPVCSQLHTPDKMVKLLVFMMMLASCCAEIKDLSGKAFVFPRETATDHVKLMTPKTSFNALTVCLRFVTDLTRNYGLFSLATPAISNDFVLFKINTNDVIRMHARDGGTDFLALSFPPNTWHTMCSTWNSDDGIAQLWVDGKPTIKRFIRSGQPISGKPSTILGQEQDSYGGGFDASQSFIGMISRLHVWDHVISSNEIQRYEADLNFTPGNVFNWRALDFEIVGNILVEDEVLIE, encoded by the exons ATGAGAGGGAACTTGCCTGTCTGCTCACAGCTGCACACTCCAGACAAG ATGGTGAAACTCTTGGTTTTCATGATGATGCTTGCATCATGTTGTGCAGAAATCAAAG ATCTTTCTGGCAAAGCCTTTGTCTTCCCGAGGGAAACTGCCACAGACCACGTGAAATTGATGACACCCAAAACATCCTTCAATGCATTGACCGTCTGTCTCAG ATTCGTCACAGATCTCACCAGAAACTACGGGCTTTTCTCACTTGCCACGCCAGCAATCAGCAATGACTTTGTgctcttcaaaataaacacgaaCGACGTCATCAGGATGCATGCACGTGATGGCGGGACAGATTTCCTGGCTCTGTCTTTTCCTCCAAATACCTGGCATACCATGTGCTCCACCTGGAATTCTGACGACGGCATCGCCCAGTTGTGGGTGGATGGCAAGCCCACCATCAAGAGATTCATCCGCTCGGGACAACCCATCAGCGGCAAGCCCAGCACCATCCTGGGCCAAGAGCAGGACAGTTACGGGGGAGGCTTTGACGCCAGTCAATCCTTCATCGGCATGATCTCACGACTTCACGTGTGGGACCATGTCATCTCTTCCAATGAGATCCAACGCTACGAGGCTGACTTAAACTTCACCCCTGGGAACGTGTTCAACTGGAGAGCGCTCGACTTTGAAATAGTTGGTAACATTTTGGTTGAGGATGAAGTCCTTATTGAATGA
- the LOC133160661 gene encoding phosphatidylinositol 4-phosphate 5-kinase type-1 alpha-like isoform X1 produces MATAGGAADPGSTALTDIRTRFWRRALQRGTSGIFRGGPSEMPGSSGTTQSMKKTIGHRGVETTTGETTYKKTTSSALKGAIQLGITHTVGSLSQKAERDVLMQDFVVVESIFFPSEGSNLTPAHHYSDFRFKTYAPIAFRYFRELFGIRPDDYLYSLCNEPLIELSNPGASGSLFYVSGDDEFIIKTVQHKEAEFLQKLLPGYFMNINQNKRTLLPKFYGLYCVQAGGKNIRIVVMNNLLPRIIPMHLKYDMKGSTYKRRASPKEREKGNPTYKDLDFIQDLPDGLQLEADNYNALCKTIQRDCLLLQSFKIMDYSLLMGIHNMDQANRERAGGFSGDSGGSEGAVTPDQRRPQAQKSLYCTAMESIQGEARGKGALDSEDHMGGIPARNGKGERLLIYIGIIDILQSYRFVKRLEHSWKALVHDGDTVSVHRPGFYAERFQQFMCNTVFRKIPLKPSPSKKSRSGGQAGLRRAPTLGAPTPLSHATGQSAMDPRLVYRPHFKSTESEGDGVVQAGRPDLVPRTPPLHDNPADCEANLSTSSVGSLELGSSPPLRSVGVEVHKSAHTDNEPGAFHSFEVDGSGDNSAHLSGSEDVVSLSDIIPETNINF; encoded by the exons ATGGCGACTGCTGGTGGAGCAGCAGACCCTGGATCAACAGCCCTGACAG ATATTAGGACTCGTTTCTGGAGGAGAGCGCTGCAGCGAG GGACCAGTGGCATCTTCAGAGGAGGTCCTTCAGAG ATGCCCGGCTCCTCAGGCACCACTCAGAGTATGAAGAAGACCATTGGCCACCGGGGCGTTGAGACCACCACCGGAGAGACCACCTACAAAAAG ACGACGTCGTCCGCCCTCAAAGGTGCCATTCAGTTGGGCATCACTCACACGGTGGGCAGCTTGAGTCAGAAGGCCGAGAGGGACGTGCTCATGCAGGATTTTGTCGTCGTCGAAAGTATCTTTTTCCCCAG CGAAGGCAGTAACCTGACTCCGGCTCATCACTACAGCGATTTCCGTTTTAAGACCTACGCTCCCATCGCCTTCCGTTATTTCCGAGAGCTGTTTGGCATTCGGCCAGACGACTACCTG tATTCTCTATGTAACGAGCCACTGATTGAGCTCTCCAACCCTGGAGCCAGCGGATCGCTCTTCTACGTCTCCGGTGACGACGAGTTCATCATCAAAACTGTTCAGCACAAAGAGGCGGAGTTTCTCCAGAAGCTCCTTCCTGGATACTTCATG AACATCAACCAAAACAAGCGGACATTGCTGCCCAAGTTCTACGGACTTTATTGCGTCCAGGCAGGCGGCAAGAATATTCGTATCGTTGTTATGAACAATCTCCTACCCCGGATAATCCCCATGCACCTCAAATACGACATGAAAGGATCCACTTATAAGAGACGGGCCTCACCTAAGGAGAGGGAAAAGGGCAATCCCACGTACAAAGACCTGGATTTTATCCAGGATTTGCCCGACGGCCTGCAGCTGGAAGCAGACAATTACAACGCTCTTTGCAAGACAATACAAAGGGACTGCCTG CTCTTGCAGAGTTTCAAAATCATGGACTACAGTCTGCTGATGGGCATTCACAACATGGACCAGGCCAATCGGGAGCGCGCCGGGGGCTTTTCCGGGGACAGCGGCGGGTCGGAGGGAGCGGTGACGCCAGATCAGCGCCGGCCTCAAGCCCAGAAAAGTCTTTACTGTACCGCCATGGAGTCCATCCAAGGGGAGGCTCGGGGAAAGGGCGCTTTGGATTCCGAAGACCA CATGGGAGGCATTCCGGCTCGGAATGGAAAAGGAGAGCGCTTACTCATCTACATCGGCATCATAGACATCCTCCAGTCTTACAG ATTTGTTAAAAGGTTGGAACACTCCTGGAAGGCATTGGTGCACGATGGG GACACCGTTTCAGTTCACAGACCTGGCTTCTACGCAGAGCGCTTCCAACAGTTCATGTGCAACACGGTGTTTAGGAAAATTCCAC TGAAGCCTTCCCCATCTAAGAAGAGCCGCAGCGGAGGTCAAGCGGGTCTTAGGAGGGCTCCCACTTTGGGAGCTCCCACCCCACTCTCCCACGCTACGGGGCAGTCGGCCATGGACCCCAGACTGGTTTATCGCCCCCATTTTAAAAGCACAGAGTCGGAAGGAGACGGCG TAGTTCAGGCAGGCAGACCGGATCTGGTTCCCAGGACCCCGCCGCTGCATGACAACCCCGCTGACTGCGAGGCCAACCTCTCCACCTCGTCTGTAGGCAGCTTAGAACTTGGTTCCTCTCCTCCTCTAAG GTCCGTCGGGGTGGAGGTGCACAAATCAGCTCACACCGACAATGAACCGGGTGCTTTTCACAG CTTCGAGGTGGACGGCAGCGGAGACAATTCAGCCCACCTGTCCGGAAGTGAAGACGTAGTTTCATTGTCTGACATCATCCCCGAGACTAACATCAATTTT TAA
- the LOC133160661 gene encoding phosphatidylinositol 4-phosphate 5-kinase type-1 alpha-like isoform X2, translating to MATAGGAADPGSTALTDIRTRFWRRALQRGTSGIFRGGPSEMPGSSGTTQSMKKTIGHRGVETTTGETTYKKTTSSALKGAIQLGITHTVGSLSQKAERDVLMQDFVVVESIFFPSEGSNLTPAHHYSDFRFKTYAPIAFRYFRELFGIRPDDYLYSLCNEPLIELSNPGASGSLFYVSGDDEFIIKTVQHKEAEFLQKLLPGYFMNINQNKRTLLPKFYGLYCVQAGGKNIRIVVMNNLLPRIIPMHLKYDMKGSTYKRRASPKEREKGNPTYKDLDFIQDLPDGLQLEADNYNALCKTIQRDCLLLQSFKIMDYSLLMGIHNMDQANRERAGGFSGDSGGSEGAVTPDQRRPQAQKSLYCTAMESIQGEARGKGALDSEDHMGGIPARNGKGERLLIYIGIIDILQSYRFVKRLEHSWKALVHDGDTVSVHRPGFYAERFQQFMCNTVFRKIPLKPSPSKKSRSGGQAGLRRAPTLGAPTPLSHATGQSAMDPRLVYRPHFKSTESEGDGVQAGRPDLVPRTPPLHDNPADCEANLSTSSVGSLELGSSPPLRSVGVEVHKSAHTDNEPGAFHSFEVDGSGDNSAHLSGSEDVVSLSDIIPETNINF from the exons ATGGCGACTGCTGGTGGAGCAGCAGACCCTGGATCAACAGCCCTGACAG ATATTAGGACTCGTTTCTGGAGGAGAGCGCTGCAGCGAG GGACCAGTGGCATCTTCAGAGGAGGTCCTTCAGAG ATGCCCGGCTCCTCAGGCACCACTCAGAGTATGAAGAAGACCATTGGCCACCGGGGCGTTGAGACCACCACCGGAGAGACCACCTACAAAAAG ACGACGTCGTCCGCCCTCAAAGGTGCCATTCAGTTGGGCATCACTCACACGGTGGGCAGCTTGAGTCAGAAGGCCGAGAGGGACGTGCTCATGCAGGATTTTGTCGTCGTCGAAAGTATCTTTTTCCCCAG CGAAGGCAGTAACCTGACTCCGGCTCATCACTACAGCGATTTCCGTTTTAAGACCTACGCTCCCATCGCCTTCCGTTATTTCCGAGAGCTGTTTGGCATTCGGCCAGACGACTACCTG tATTCTCTATGTAACGAGCCACTGATTGAGCTCTCCAACCCTGGAGCCAGCGGATCGCTCTTCTACGTCTCCGGTGACGACGAGTTCATCATCAAAACTGTTCAGCACAAAGAGGCGGAGTTTCTCCAGAAGCTCCTTCCTGGATACTTCATG AACATCAACCAAAACAAGCGGACATTGCTGCCCAAGTTCTACGGACTTTATTGCGTCCAGGCAGGCGGCAAGAATATTCGTATCGTTGTTATGAACAATCTCCTACCCCGGATAATCCCCATGCACCTCAAATACGACATGAAAGGATCCACTTATAAGAGACGGGCCTCACCTAAGGAGAGGGAAAAGGGCAATCCCACGTACAAAGACCTGGATTTTATCCAGGATTTGCCCGACGGCCTGCAGCTGGAAGCAGACAATTACAACGCTCTTTGCAAGACAATACAAAGGGACTGCCTG CTCTTGCAGAGTTTCAAAATCATGGACTACAGTCTGCTGATGGGCATTCACAACATGGACCAGGCCAATCGGGAGCGCGCCGGGGGCTTTTCCGGGGACAGCGGCGGGTCGGAGGGAGCGGTGACGCCAGATCAGCGCCGGCCTCAAGCCCAGAAAAGTCTTTACTGTACCGCCATGGAGTCCATCCAAGGGGAGGCTCGGGGAAAGGGCGCTTTGGATTCCGAAGACCA CATGGGAGGCATTCCGGCTCGGAATGGAAAAGGAGAGCGCTTACTCATCTACATCGGCATCATAGACATCCTCCAGTCTTACAG ATTTGTTAAAAGGTTGGAACACTCCTGGAAGGCATTGGTGCACGATGGG GACACCGTTTCAGTTCACAGACCTGGCTTCTACGCAGAGCGCTTCCAACAGTTCATGTGCAACACGGTGTTTAGGAAAATTCCAC TGAAGCCTTCCCCATCTAAGAAGAGCCGCAGCGGAGGTCAAGCGGGTCTTAGGAGGGCTCCCACTTTGGGAGCTCCCACCCCACTCTCCCACGCTACGGGGCAGTCGGCCATGGACCCCAGACTGGTTTATCGCCCCCATTTTAAAAGCACAGAGTCGGAAGGAGACGGCG TTCAGGCAGGCAGACCGGATCTGGTTCCCAGGACCCCGCCGCTGCATGACAACCCCGCTGACTGCGAGGCCAACCTCTCCACCTCGTCTGTAGGCAGCTTAGAACTTGGTTCCTCTCCTCCTCTAAG GTCCGTCGGGGTGGAGGTGCACAAATCAGCTCACACCGACAATGAACCGGGTGCTTTTCACAG CTTCGAGGTGGACGGCAGCGGAGACAATTCAGCCCACCTGTCCGGAAGTGAAGACGTAGTTTCATTGTCTGACATCATCCCCGAGACTAACATCAATTTT TAA
- the LOC133160661 gene encoding phosphatidylinositol 4-phosphate 5-kinase type-1 alpha-like isoform X3, with the protein MATAGGAADPGSTALTGTSGIFRGGPSEMPGSSGTTQSMKKTIGHRGVETTTGETTYKKTTSSALKGAIQLGITHTVGSLSQKAERDVLMQDFVVVESIFFPSEGSNLTPAHHYSDFRFKTYAPIAFRYFRELFGIRPDDYLYSLCNEPLIELSNPGASGSLFYVSGDDEFIIKTVQHKEAEFLQKLLPGYFMNINQNKRTLLPKFYGLYCVQAGGKNIRIVVMNNLLPRIIPMHLKYDMKGSTYKRRASPKEREKGNPTYKDLDFIQDLPDGLQLEADNYNALCKTIQRDCLLLQSFKIMDYSLLMGIHNMDQANRERAGGFSGDSGGSEGAVTPDQRRPQAQKSLYCTAMESIQGEARGKGALDSEDHMGGIPARNGKGERLLIYIGIIDILQSYRFVKRLEHSWKALVHDGDTVSVHRPGFYAERFQQFMCNTVFRKIPLKPSPSKKSRSGGQAGLRRAPTLGAPTPLSHATGQSAMDPRLVYRPHFKSTESEGDGVVQAGRPDLVPRTPPLHDNPADCEANLSTSSVGSLELGSSPPLRSVGVEVHKSAHTDNEPGAFHSFEVDGSGDNSAHLSGSEDVVSLSDIIPETNINF; encoded by the exons ATGGCGACTGCTGGTGGAGCAGCAGACCCTGGATCAACAGCCCTGACAG GGACCAGTGGCATCTTCAGAGGAGGTCCTTCAGAG ATGCCCGGCTCCTCAGGCACCACTCAGAGTATGAAGAAGACCATTGGCCACCGGGGCGTTGAGACCACCACCGGAGAGACCACCTACAAAAAG ACGACGTCGTCCGCCCTCAAAGGTGCCATTCAGTTGGGCATCACTCACACGGTGGGCAGCTTGAGTCAGAAGGCCGAGAGGGACGTGCTCATGCAGGATTTTGTCGTCGTCGAAAGTATCTTTTTCCCCAG CGAAGGCAGTAACCTGACTCCGGCTCATCACTACAGCGATTTCCGTTTTAAGACCTACGCTCCCATCGCCTTCCGTTATTTCCGAGAGCTGTTTGGCATTCGGCCAGACGACTACCTG tATTCTCTATGTAACGAGCCACTGATTGAGCTCTCCAACCCTGGAGCCAGCGGATCGCTCTTCTACGTCTCCGGTGACGACGAGTTCATCATCAAAACTGTTCAGCACAAAGAGGCGGAGTTTCTCCAGAAGCTCCTTCCTGGATACTTCATG AACATCAACCAAAACAAGCGGACATTGCTGCCCAAGTTCTACGGACTTTATTGCGTCCAGGCAGGCGGCAAGAATATTCGTATCGTTGTTATGAACAATCTCCTACCCCGGATAATCCCCATGCACCTCAAATACGACATGAAAGGATCCACTTATAAGAGACGGGCCTCACCTAAGGAGAGGGAAAAGGGCAATCCCACGTACAAAGACCTGGATTTTATCCAGGATTTGCCCGACGGCCTGCAGCTGGAAGCAGACAATTACAACGCTCTTTGCAAGACAATACAAAGGGACTGCCTG CTCTTGCAGAGTTTCAAAATCATGGACTACAGTCTGCTGATGGGCATTCACAACATGGACCAGGCCAATCGGGAGCGCGCCGGGGGCTTTTCCGGGGACAGCGGCGGGTCGGAGGGAGCGGTGACGCCAGATCAGCGCCGGCCTCAAGCCCAGAAAAGTCTTTACTGTACCGCCATGGAGTCCATCCAAGGGGAGGCTCGGGGAAAGGGCGCTTTGGATTCCGAAGACCA CATGGGAGGCATTCCGGCTCGGAATGGAAAAGGAGAGCGCTTACTCATCTACATCGGCATCATAGACATCCTCCAGTCTTACAG ATTTGTTAAAAGGTTGGAACACTCCTGGAAGGCATTGGTGCACGATGGG GACACCGTTTCAGTTCACAGACCTGGCTTCTACGCAGAGCGCTTCCAACAGTTCATGTGCAACACGGTGTTTAGGAAAATTCCAC TGAAGCCTTCCCCATCTAAGAAGAGCCGCAGCGGAGGTCAAGCGGGTCTTAGGAGGGCTCCCACTTTGGGAGCTCCCACCCCACTCTCCCACGCTACGGGGCAGTCGGCCATGGACCCCAGACTGGTTTATCGCCCCCATTTTAAAAGCACAGAGTCGGAAGGAGACGGCG TAGTTCAGGCAGGCAGACCGGATCTGGTTCCCAGGACCCCGCCGCTGCATGACAACCCCGCTGACTGCGAGGCCAACCTCTCCACCTCGTCTGTAGGCAGCTTAGAACTTGGTTCCTCTCCTCCTCTAAG GTCCGTCGGGGTGGAGGTGCACAAATCAGCTCACACCGACAATGAACCGGGTGCTTTTCACAG CTTCGAGGTGGACGGCAGCGGAGACAATTCAGCCCACCTGTCCGGAAGTGAAGACGTAGTTTCATTGTCTGACATCATCCCCGAGACTAACATCAATTTT TAA
- the LOC133160661 gene encoding phosphatidylinositol 4-phosphate 5-kinase type-1 alpha-like isoform X4 — protein sequence MATAGGAADPGSTALTGTSGIFRGGPSEMPGSSGTTQSMKKTIGHRGVETTTGETTYKKTTSSALKGAIQLGITHTVGSLSQKAERDVLMQDFVVVESIFFPSEGSNLTPAHHYSDFRFKTYAPIAFRYFRELFGIRPDDYLYSLCNEPLIELSNPGASGSLFYVSGDDEFIIKTVQHKEAEFLQKLLPGYFMNINQNKRTLLPKFYGLYCVQAGGKNIRIVVMNNLLPRIIPMHLKYDMKGSTYKRRASPKEREKGNPTYKDLDFIQDLPDGLQLEADNYNALCKTIQRDCLLLQSFKIMDYSLLMGIHNMDQANRERAGGFSGDSGGSEGAVTPDQRRPQAQKSLYCTAMESIQGEARGKGALDSEDHMGGIPARNGKGERLLIYIGIIDILQSYRFVKRLEHSWKALVHDGDTVSVHRPGFYAERFQQFMCNTVFRKIPLKPSPSKKSRSGGQAGLRRAPTLGAPTPLSHATGQSAMDPRLVYRPHFKSTESEGDGVQAGRPDLVPRTPPLHDNPADCEANLSTSSVGSLELGSSPPLRSVGVEVHKSAHTDNEPGAFHSFEVDGSGDNSAHLSGSEDVVSLSDIIPETNINF from the exons ATGGCGACTGCTGGTGGAGCAGCAGACCCTGGATCAACAGCCCTGACAG GGACCAGTGGCATCTTCAGAGGAGGTCCTTCAGAG ATGCCCGGCTCCTCAGGCACCACTCAGAGTATGAAGAAGACCATTGGCCACCGGGGCGTTGAGACCACCACCGGAGAGACCACCTACAAAAAG ACGACGTCGTCCGCCCTCAAAGGTGCCATTCAGTTGGGCATCACTCACACGGTGGGCAGCTTGAGTCAGAAGGCCGAGAGGGACGTGCTCATGCAGGATTTTGTCGTCGTCGAAAGTATCTTTTTCCCCAG CGAAGGCAGTAACCTGACTCCGGCTCATCACTACAGCGATTTCCGTTTTAAGACCTACGCTCCCATCGCCTTCCGTTATTTCCGAGAGCTGTTTGGCATTCGGCCAGACGACTACCTG tATTCTCTATGTAACGAGCCACTGATTGAGCTCTCCAACCCTGGAGCCAGCGGATCGCTCTTCTACGTCTCCGGTGACGACGAGTTCATCATCAAAACTGTTCAGCACAAAGAGGCGGAGTTTCTCCAGAAGCTCCTTCCTGGATACTTCATG AACATCAACCAAAACAAGCGGACATTGCTGCCCAAGTTCTACGGACTTTATTGCGTCCAGGCAGGCGGCAAGAATATTCGTATCGTTGTTATGAACAATCTCCTACCCCGGATAATCCCCATGCACCTCAAATACGACATGAAAGGATCCACTTATAAGAGACGGGCCTCACCTAAGGAGAGGGAAAAGGGCAATCCCACGTACAAAGACCTGGATTTTATCCAGGATTTGCCCGACGGCCTGCAGCTGGAAGCAGACAATTACAACGCTCTTTGCAAGACAATACAAAGGGACTGCCTG CTCTTGCAGAGTTTCAAAATCATGGACTACAGTCTGCTGATGGGCATTCACAACATGGACCAGGCCAATCGGGAGCGCGCCGGGGGCTTTTCCGGGGACAGCGGCGGGTCGGAGGGAGCGGTGACGCCAGATCAGCGCCGGCCTCAAGCCCAGAAAAGTCTTTACTGTACCGCCATGGAGTCCATCCAAGGGGAGGCTCGGGGAAAGGGCGCTTTGGATTCCGAAGACCA CATGGGAGGCATTCCGGCTCGGAATGGAAAAGGAGAGCGCTTACTCATCTACATCGGCATCATAGACATCCTCCAGTCTTACAG ATTTGTTAAAAGGTTGGAACACTCCTGGAAGGCATTGGTGCACGATGGG GACACCGTTTCAGTTCACAGACCTGGCTTCTACGCAGAGCGCTTCCAACAGTTCATGTGCAACACGGTGTTTAGGAAAATTCCAC TGAAGCCTTCCCCATCTAAGAAGAGCCGCAGCGGAGGTCAAGCGGGTCTTAGGAGGGCTCCCACTTTGGGAGCTCCCACCCCACTCTCCCACGCTACGGGGCAGTCGGCCATGGACCCCAGACTGGTTTATCGCCCCCATTTTAAAAGCACAGAGTCGGAAGGAGACGGCG TTCAGGCAGGCAGACCGGATCTGGTTCCCAGGACCCCGCCGCTGCATGACAACCCCGCTGACTGCGAGGCCAACCTCTCCACCTCGTCTGTAGGCAGCTTAGAACTTGGTTCCTCTCCTCCTCTAAG GTCCGTCGGGGTGGAGGTGCACAAATCAGCTCACACCGACAATGAACCGGGTGCTTTTCACAG CTTCGAGGTGGACGGCAGCGGAGACAATTCAGCCCACCTGTCCGGAAGTGAAGACGTAGTTTCATTGTCTGACATCATCCCCGAGACTAACATCAATTTT TAA
- the LOC133160594 gene encoding extracellular matrix protein 1-like yields the protein MGSSRLVLHAAVGALLVLLCSADHDEHNLEQRAVTFDLGEIMQEMQAPDSFVMQQEVDLSDLVDTRGFPMQEILDTPRGRGSRPASFSPRGRRPSVTSRSEIPALDYPVEFPLGRPTSDNLHAICHNGDLRPRYPNSYFPRSGFGQLRRRASAINNAESWLSSCCAGNQTWGTEVTLCCATQAWELSVENFCEEDSSVKDRLYHCCRKSGRQRLNCFQNDSPNPGYEATEPLPVDSLPATIHFSFDNNTCASTAVSQPRASELSSSQKSEINFPPGRPTVDNMEALCRNQKQRPLYSLKCLPSSGFELLSRKAKIINRVEKGYKQCCKKNQDALACAQQKWSDALRRFCSSKKAGKVDYECCSGSTTDERLECFQSASPDPQYNEMASQKESSEICQSRKIIKKVLPNDFHAMKILNECCAGSPEDHTACFVQKVEETSVGLCTSRNTSPPVARRCCRKASQEQPKCVSNFVMDAITKATKVSNQKKKKICPL from the exons ATGGGTTCGTCTCGGCTTGTACTTCACGCTGCTGTTGGGGCTCTCTTGGTTCTGTTGTGCTCGGCCGACCATG ATGAACATAACTTGGAGCAGCGCGCGGTCACCTTTGACCTTGGGGAAATCATGCAAG AGATGCAAGCCCCCGATTCCTTTGTGATGCAACAAGAAGTGGACTTGTCAGATTTGGTTGATACAAGAG gtTTTCCCATGCAAGAAATATTGGACACTCCAAGAGGGCGAG GTTCCAGACCAGCATCCTTTTCACCTAGAGGAC GTCGTCCAAGCGTCACATCCCGTTCCGAGATACCCGCGCTGGATTATCCCGTTGAGTTCCCACTCGGGCGACCCACCTCCGACAATCTCCATGCCATCTGTCACAACGGGGACCTTCGTCCTCGCTACCCCAACTCCTACTTCCCCCGCTCAGGTTTTGGACAGCTGCGGCGGAGGGCGAGCGCAATCAATAATGCCGAGTCGTGGTTGAGCTCGTGCTGCGCAGGCAACCAGACGTGGGGGACGGAGGTGACGCTTTGCTGCGCCACGCAGGCG TGGGAGCTGTCTGTGGAAAACTTCTGCGAGGAGGACTCCTCGGTCAAGGATCGTCTTTATCACTGCTGCAGAAAGTCTGGCCGTCAAAGGCTCAACTGCTTCCAGAACGACTCTCCCAATCCGGGCTACGAGGCGACCGAGCCTTTACCGGTTGACTCGCTTCCTGCTACGATCCACTTCAGTTTTGACAACAACACTTGTGCCAG CACAGCCGTGAGTCAACCGAGGGCCAGTGAACTGTCTAGTTCCCAGAAAAGTGAAATCAACTTCCCCCCTGGTCGGCCCACCGTGGATAACATGGAAGCGCTGTGTCGCAACCAGAAGCAGCGCCCCCTGTACAGCCTCAAGTGTCTTCCAAGCAGCGGCTTCGAGCTGCTGTCTCGTAAGGCCAAGATCATCAATCGTGTGGAGAAGGGATATAAACAGTGCTGCAAGAAGAACCAGGATGCGCTTGCATGCGCTCAGCAAAAG TGGAGTGACGCGCTCCGCAGGTTTTGCTCCAGTAAGAAGGCCGGCAAGGTTGACTACGAGTGTTGTTCGGGTAGCACGACCGACGAAAGACTCGAGTGTTTCCAGTCGGCGTCTCCTGACCCGCAATACAACGAGATGGCGTCCCAGAAAGAATCGTCTGAAATCTGTCAGTCCCGAAAGATCATCAAGAAAGT GTTGCCCAATGACTTTCACGCCATGAAAATTCTGAACGAATGCTGTGCTGGGTCACCAGAAGATCACACCGCTTGCTTTGTCCAAAAG GTTGAGGAAACATCAGTCGGTTTGTGTACGTCAAGGAACACATCCCCGCCTGTCGCTCGCCGCTGTTGCCGCAAGGCTAGTCAGGAGCAGCCGAAGTGCGTCAGTAACTTTGTCATGGATGCCATCACCAAGGCAACCAAGGTCTCCAaccagaaaaagaagaaaatatgcCCCCTTTAA